ACATAGCAAAGAGCAGCGCGTCCAAATAACATGTTACACCCTCCCGGTTTTCTGCTCCAAGGAGCTTCGTGCTTGGAGAATATCCTTTGATTATTCCTTCAATCGAGTCCTCAATAAGCAGGAGGAACTCAAACGCTTTCTCAACATCACCCTGTGTATGTTGCAGTGCATAGGTAAGGTGTTTTTCATTTAACTCTGTGATGCCAAGGTTCGAGACTCGTCGCTCTAAAGTCTTGATCTGGTTTGTGTAAGTGGGCGCTGAGCAGTAAATTGGTGTATGCTGCTGTACACACCTTCTTCTGTTGATCACTGGAGTTGCCATTTCCCGCGTGTGTATCGTCTGAGGTGAAGAAACCACGAAGTCGAGGGTGAGAGGAGTTTGACGACTGTAGGAAGGTGGTCAGAATGAACAAGGCACATCTTCCCAATTTCGTGGCCACTATACCTCATCCTTGTTGTGTTTTGTATGTTTGCCATTTCGTTCGCGTTTGGTCAAAAATCTGTGGATTCCGCTCATCTTCAAGGAGTGCTGAGTTCAACGATGAACGAGTGGAGGGGTATGAGACTGCGGAGGCCAGGAATCGACATGGGGAAAGTTGTATGTTGTCAACCTTGGACAGGCCACTGGATTCTCGTCAAGTACGGAGCAAATGCCTCATTCGAAAATGAGTATATCAGGTGAGGGGCTCTTGTGATAAATTGCGCAGAGAGTTGGCAAAGAACTTCCGTATGGTAGGCACCAGCTGAGCGAGCCAAGTGACATCACAGAGCAGGCAAGTAAAGACAGTAAGTAGGTGATGGAGCTGAAACAGCACAAGGGTCTATGAAATGACGATGATAGACATAGATCTGATCGATCAGTGCGCAGTGCGTGCCCCACTGGAACCCAATCTGTTTGGCGTCTCCCAGATTGCCTCACTAAATTAATGGTTTGATTGGGATGGCGGGGATGCCTTTCTCGGCCAGATGCGGAGCTTCTCGCGATACGGGCCGATTCTCTGCCTGAATTTTATGCCTGAATTTTATGCCGATGATTTCAGGCCCAAATGTTGTCTCACGTGATACCTCCGAAATCCTGCGTCTTGTCCGCGAAACATTTTTTGACCGTCAGGCCTCGACGAGttcgcagcaacaaccattTCCCGTGGATTCCAATGGCTGCGAGTGAGCCGTCAAGATACCTGGCAAGGTCATTGCCGCGGGCTATTGTCCCTTCTGCCCGCGCGCAGGGCCTCTGTTTACGGCGCCATGCCTCAGACCAGGCGTCCCCCAAGTCGTCCTCCGCTCTCAGTGAGCTAGAGTCGGACGGTCTTCTGAAGGGCACAGTTGCACCAGAAGACGTTGCGAAGTCATTCGACCCCGTTGCACGGGCCAGAGCACGAAAATCCCAGCTTCCACGGAGTCGGTAAGTCGCTCCCTGCGCGACCTGCAATTTACCCCCAACGCTTTCGATCCGAGTTGAAACAACGTCTTAtactcatcatcatccacatGTAGATATCAATTCAGATCGCCAAAGTACGATCGCGGTCCATTGCACCCTCACAgacctcctcccccttccgATCCCTCTTCTCGACTCTTCGTGCCGGGCCCCTTCTCTCTTACGAGAGTCGAACAGACCCACGAATCAACCATCGCCTCCGACATCCTCACCCTTTGCTATGTTCACAACCCACCGGGATTCCAGCCTCCACCCAAGGCACCTCGGCTTCGTTCATGGGATGACAGCTCACCCTACCACAAGAATCGAACTCTCCGCGGGCCTCGTGGCGGCGACGTACTCCGACTCCTTCGCAAGCCAATCACCTTCAACAACGTTCCCAAGCTCGAGCGGATCACAATCCACACGTACGTCAAGGAGGCCGCAAAGGAGCACTCTGGATGGCTTCACGTAGCTGGTATGGCGCTACAAGCTATCTCAAATGTTAAGGTGCAGACATACAAGTCTAGGACCAGTCTTGCCAAGTGGTACATTTCTCCCGGTAGAGATTCCGTGGCCGCTAAGGCGGAACTGCACGGAGAGACCATGGAGCACTTCTTTGGAAAACTGGTTGACATCCTGATGCCCCGCCTCAAAGATTGGCCGGGTGTGAAGGGCACCAGCGGTGATAGCAGTGGAAACATCACGTTCGGTCTGGAACCGGAGCAGGTCGCTCTATTCCCGGAGATCGAGGTCAACTACGACATGTACGTCTTTTACCCCCTTTTCGATGGTCAACACATACCCTTTTCCCTGTAGTATAGTGGACTAACCCCCTCAATTCGTGAATAGGTACCCGCCCAAGATGATTCCTGGTTGCCACATTACCTTCCACACATCCGCCAAGACAGACAAGGATGCTCGTCTGCTCCTCAGTGCCATGGGTGTCCCATTTTACGGAAAGCTCGTCGACTAAATTGGCTCTTATTGACGATGCCCTACCGTGCATCTTATATACCAGCCATCTTTTCCGCTTCCTTATTTTTGGACGGGCATGTAACGCATACGGTGTGATATCGCCTTTTGAGGACATGTATATTATTCTCTGTTTTAGTACTCCCATTGCACAGGCATTTCTTCCTGTCTCGAGTGCACATTCCTAGATCTTGTTAATTTTGCGCGAATAAACCATCATACACTTGATATACAATCCGTAAAGGGGCACGTGCAGTCTATACTGAAGAATTTTGTGAATAACAAAGACCTACGGAACACCATGGGGCAATCAATCAGTACGATGTGAACCTAACTCGCACTGTTAACAAGGTCAACAAAACCCTGGGATATATATGGTCCAATTCTAAAAACGCCAGCGTTCACAGCAAACTGACGGTCAAATGTTcattcaaaaaaaaaaagaggaatAAAACAGGTATAATCCCTAATTGTTATGGCTACTCCGATTCTCCAAAACTCAAGTGCTAAGAAAAGACCCTTTCTTTCGTCCAAATCATAAAGCTTAGTTTAGTTGCGTAGCAAGGAAAGGAGACTTGAGCAATTCATCTGCGTCAGGTCTCTGCTCGTGATCAAGTTGGAAAGTCATGTCCAAGAAGCCAACGGCGTCCTTGCTGGCGCTTTCGGGGGCAGGCGGCCGGGCCTTGTTACTTCCAATTGCAAAGATGGCTTGAAGCTGGCTGCAATCTGGGAACGGATGCGATCCGATGAACATCTCAATCACAAGACatcccaaactccaaatGTCAGCCTTCTTTGTATGGGCCGTCTGACGGACAACCTCGGGCGCCATCCAATAAACACTGCCCTGCATCGAGGGCCGATGAATATGGCCTCCACCATTACTCGCTCGAGTTCCAAGTACAGTTGACGCTTCGACTCGTTTGGAAATACCAAAATCAGATATTTTGATGCCACCTTTGTTATCAACGAGAACATTGGCACCCTTGATGTCACGGTGGATGATGTCCTTGCTATGGAGATAGGACAGGCCCGCAAGGATTTGCCGCACGAAATTCTTTATCAAAGGTTCTTGGAAAGTGTTGTACTGCTTGAGCATTGTCGCAATGGAACCACCGGGAACATACTCCAAGAAAATATTCAGGTATTGGTCGTCGGCGGTAGTTCCCAGGTATTGGACAATATTTGGGTGATGGAGACCCTGGAGAAGATCAATTTCATGCTTAAGTGCGTCGACCATGTTGTTCTTTCGCTTGTCAAATTCGGTGCCCTTGGTTGCCGACGGGATCTCAACTTGCTTGACAGCCATGAGCTCACCAGTAATTGAGTGGAGCGCAAGGAATACACTTCCAAATGAACCCTCGCCGATCAGTGAGCCCTTCATCCAGTTGACGAAATTGTTCCCAGCCAAGAATTCGGTCAAcccatcgtcttcttcttctccatcttcggcCATGAGGACACTCAGACGTTCATTGAATGAGCCTCCATCTGTTGCGGCAACACTAGCGGTCTCATCGAGTAGGCTGTTACGTGATGTATTTTGGTCATCAGAACCACTATCAAACGACACGTATGACTTGCGGTTCGGCTCAATGGGTGACTCCTCCTGGAGCGGGTGGAGAGAACTGGAGGCGATCGAGTCTCTATACGAGGTCGAAGGGAGGCCAGATTTTGCTGAAGTAACGGAGAGGGGTCGTGCGGCTCGAGTGGGCGGCGCACCGTTATTCAGCCAAGTATCAGCAATGCTAGGGATGGGCGGTGCATCTCTCAAGCTGGACGCATAACTTGTATTGCTGACGACACTTAGCCGGCTGGCCGCTCTACTCAGGCGTTGCGACCTGCGAACGGACATGCGCATCGTCTTCTCAATATCTTCCCTCTGGTGACCCGGGAAGTAGGACGAAATTTCGTGAATAATCATCTCGCTAGGCGGCCGAGCACCGAAGAATGATCGCAGCTTGGAAACTCGCTCATTGACTTGACCAGGTCGAATATCGTGATCACTGGGTGTCGTATTGTGGCGAGAGGAAACAGGTGACATGGGTTGTCTAATATTATGCCAAGATTCCCCTGTTAATTGTTGTATCTTCATTTGGTTTCGCACGTTCGAGCTGCTTAGCGCGTTCATATGCGCCACTTGGCTCTCGTCCAGCGCTAGCTGCGATGCCCGATGAATCTCATCAGCATCTGGTTCTCCAGCATGGATTTTCCGGAGAATGAGTCGGCCCCTTTCTGATCTATGGTAGTTTTCGCATATTTCCATCAGCTCACTGTCAGATAGTCTCCGACTGTTTGAAGGGTTTGGCTCTAGGCCGTCAAGCACATAGAAACAGTAGTTGCGGTACTGGTGTTCAGGAAGCTGTAATTTCTTCAGAACACAGAGAATAATCTCGTCAGGCGTTTTGCAATGCTTGATGTCCAAGACTTTCGTTTGACCACCGGTATAAATCACTCTAATCACGGGAGCGTTACTGAGCAACGAGCCCATTGTCATACCGTCGAGACTGGGATTCTGTCGATGTGTTCCGTTTCGATCAGACGGGGTTGAGGGATTGCGTCCTGAACCCGAGCCGCTGGAGAAATAGTCTTTTCGCCCAGAATCCATGGGACTGGCCACATAGCGATACGGTCGTAGAGGAGACCCTGGGCGGGAAGAAGTTCTTCCATATTCAGCGTCACCGGCTCGCCGGCTACTCAAGGCTTGCTGACGTGCGTTGAACGAGCGAGCAGCGTCAAAAGCTGTCTGGTTGGCCGCTTCCAAAGCCGCTAATTGTCTCTGTAGGACGTGAGTAGGAGAAAACAAGTAGACATATGTATTGACATACCAAGTTCTTTTGTTTTCGGTTTACTACCGACTTGTTCCTGAGCTGTTTTATAGCAACGAAGATGCGCACCCGATCGCCAATCTTCTTGATGCCCATTTCTTGCAAAATCCTCTGGTCGCATTCGATTAAATTGTTGCCATTAAAGTTATTCGCTGAAGACAGTTAGTATTTGCCTACATCACTGACCACTCCGCAAGGGATCTTCAAGTACCTTTAAATAACGGTTCATATTGTTGGCAGTTGATGGTATGAAGCCACGCGATGACTTGTTTCTCGTCCCAGGACCTACACGAGTCAGCCCTGGACCTTATTTGCTATACGGGCTGTGGTATGGGGAATAACACACCTCACAGCATCGAGCCCATCGTCAACTTCGGAGAACTCCGACTTTGTTGGACTGGTGTAAAGAGTAGCTGACTGGGGTTCCAAAAATGTGGAGGGCTTCTGTGACGCGGTATGATAAGATGCTGTCGGGGTCTGCGACGTTGGCAACCCCATGTTGCCCGTATATGTCTTCGATGCCAGCATTGTGGGGAATAATGTTGGCGTGTGTCGCGAGAAGGGTCTTTCCGATCACGGTTTCAAGCGAATGGCTCTCTGCGAAGAGGTTTCGATTGAATTGGCAGAAAGGAGGGCGTTTCCCGGCAGGCTTCGATGGTCGCTAATGCATAATAAAGAGTACCTGGAGGCGCAGGGACAAATTGTTAGCCTTGCTGGTAGAACAAAGAGGAGATTGGGTTAACGAAAGTAAGCCGGAAACCCCGCGTCTGAACAATCACCCAACTTGAagcgaggaagatggcgtACCAAATCAGAGTAATACTAAAGCGATTATATGTAAAGAGGTTACGGCGACTCCGGATATTCAACCCAAGCGGCGGTAAGTCTCTTTGTCCTGTGGTTGTgaagtctggactctggactAGGACTAGGCCGACGATCGGCTTGTATTGTTGATCAGAGGTACCCGAACACGCAGGGCTAGGAGGCTCCAAAAAGAGGGAAACAAGGAGGGACAAAGGGGTCAAGAGAGGGGGATTCCGTGAATGTAAGAAGACAGCCGAGcaacagctgcagaatgCCTGGAGAGCGGCGGAGGGGGATCgggagggaagaaggagaaggcagTCTTATTTCTGGATGTCTGGGCAGGCTCTCTGTTGTCCGATCTCCTCCACTCCTGGCGATGTTTCAGCTTCGGGCTAAGACCGTCACGTGATGCCCCGATCGGGTGCTTTTCTTTGAGCTCCCTGGCAAGAATCGCCTGACAGCAGCTGGCATCTGTCAAAGGCGGCCCGACCAACACAAGAGGAGCTCTTCTCGGTGTTTTATCATTCTGAGTCCTCGCTCAAACACCAGTTGTATCCAGTCCAGATTGACCAGCACGGATGGGAGGCGATTTGTCAGGGCGCGCAATCTGAAACAATAACCTGTCGCGGCTGTCAGCTATGGGCGCCTCACGGCCTCTGTCTATTCTTGGGTCGCCCCTGTCTCGGCAGCTTCATATCTGGAACCATGGAAACGCCTGCGCCTATACATCTTCCCCTTTTCCAACCAGCATGCGATACAGATGTTACGTAGTACAGGTTTCGCGGgctccctcttcatcgtcgattGTTTTGTTGGACGTCCTTCAGTCTTGGTTGGAGGAACCAGTCCTTTGGGAGATGCGTGCGAATGTCTAATCTAACTTGGAGCAATACGTGGGACAACACCAAGCCGCCATTTCTTGGAGCGGTTGATGCGCATTGCCTCCTCCTTAATACACATGACCACTTTCTCACAGGCTCATATAGCTCAGTGCAGGCGAGCCGCGGTCTCTCCGCGGTCTGTGgatttaattattagaatcCCGCAAGGCCCATCAGCTCCCGTCTTCAGAGCATACAGTCACGATTCTGGAGGCATTAATTGTGCCCCCATGCATTTAAATAGCCATCAGCTCattaaataataatgattATTATGCTCATCACGCCACTGTAGATACAACAATAATAGGGAACTTTACAGGAACAAGGTGTGATTCAGGGATGACAATGTCTTGACTGGAGCGCGTTTTGCTTGGACAACCAGAACCTAGCAGTGTTACTGTCGATGTGAAACTGAATTAACCCAGCTGTTCTAGAAAAGATCCTTCGCATGTTCCCGCCAAGTTGGACTCCACGGGCCACGATCGAAGCCGCGCACGGGATCTTTTCATATCGATCCCCGCTGCCGCGGACTCCATCCCAAATGAAACCCCGAACAGCAACTCGGTGTAGTTTCTTggtttaatttattttatttcgAGAGGGCCCAACCAAGGACGCCCAGCAGTTCTACACTACTAGTGCAAGTTGCATTAATAAGTGAACCGCAAAAATTGtccagaagaggagaacACTGAACAACAGAattggagaaggaggaatgTTTTCATCGGTTCCCCTCTATCCGTACTTTGGTGttctgatgatgaggagaagcAATTGGGCCCCCATGCGTGCATTTCCTTCGCATACATAATACATATGTCAACTTAGAGTTGCGCACATGGTCTGAGAGTTTCCAGCAAGGCAGCATCTCCGCACCGGGTGGAGATGGCAACAGATGCACCGCACTCCAAATCTCGATGTTGTATGTCGGTCAACAGCTGGCCAAGCCGAGTGGGTATGCTGGTCATTGGGCCCTCCAGTTGCTTGGAAGGCTTGAAATCAAGCACGCCGTAGTATTCATCATTTTTGCAGCTGGAGTGAAGGCATTCCGCGGTCCAATGGAGTGCTTAAGATTGTTCATCAGCAGCTCAAAGAGCGAGTGGCTCGGTGCCTCAGGCGCCGATGTAATCTGTTTCCGGAAGTCACGTGGCACCCCCTCACCCCCCACAGTATTTTCCTTCCCCGCGCGCCTCAGTCCATCCGAAAGACATGCTCTACCCCAAGGCTATTCGCCATGGACGATGAGAGATCAAATTCGGGGAaagtgaagaagaagacaaacaCCGCCCATCGGAAATCGCTCTCCTGCGAATACTGTAACAGGTCCTTTGCCCGTCTCGAGCACCTTCAGCGCCACCTCCGCACCCGTTGAGTAACCCTGATTTTGCCCTCAGGAGGGCATTTGCTTTCGATGGCACGTCCCAGCTAACTTGTTGTCCCAGATACCAAGGAAAAGCCCTTTTCCTGCGATATATGCTCCAAGTCTTTTGCAAGGAGGTAAGTCACCTAGTGCCCTGATCAACGTCTGGCACCCACTAATTACGCATCTTTTCCCCTCGAAAAGCGACCTGCTTGTGCGACATGAGCGCCTAGTTCATCCAGCCGAGGCCGCAGCCAATCGAGAGAATCGAAACCATACCAATCACGATGTATCTCAAACGCCGTCTTCAATAGTGCAGCCCTCCCACCATGAATCTCGAATGCTAGAGCTAGCCGATGCCATTCCACTTCAGACCCAAGCagtccctcctccccctcctcctcccgaaGTCCAGGTCCAGCCTCCCTCTATCGTTGAAACGACCCATTTCAACCCGTCATGGGGATACGATCTAAATCTTCTATCCCATGCCGCAAGCCATGTCGCTCTTGAAGGGCAACAAGAGAGCCTTGACAGTCTTCGGAAACCTTCCCATAACatcgcgccgccgccgccgccaccgccgcagcagcagcagccactcTCCCATGTTCCGGAAAGAGGAATTACCGATAATTACGGCGTTGAGCCTTCAATTCTAGATCTCACTGATCTTGGCGATCCGGTGCAGGACTTCACGGTCTTCTTAGAAAGTGTCGGCCTCTCTTCAGACTGGGACTCTGGCATTTTCTCAAGTGTAGAAGAACCCTTGCTACCCACCACACTTCCAATGGAGACAAAACCTACGATCCGTGAAACTTCTAGGCTAGGGCCTGATATAATGAGTGATATGAGATCTACCAATGATGACCCACCATCGTTCTCTAATTTTGGTTCTCGGCTGCCCTCGCTTCAGCCAGAAGCTCATGAAGTTGACGATCGCCTAGGGTTTGGTGACGAAGGCCCACGGCCCGCCTGGGATATATCGAACGCGGATCGTCAGGTGTTTGTCTCTAAACTGGAAGAATTTGCCTATGTCCTCCCGAAGGGATTTGTGCCACCATCCAGGCATGCTCTATCTCGCTTTTTTGCTGGTTACATCAATGGCCTGAACGAGCATCTCCCTTTCATCCACGTCCCAACGCTGTCCATTGCAAAGTGCTCGCCCGAGCTTACACTTGCTTTGGCAGCTGCTGGGTCTCACTACCGTTTTGAAAATAACAGGGGAATTGATCTCTTCCACGCTGCAAAGGCGATCCTTCTAGAACGCTTGCAAAGAAGAGACAGTAAGCAGGTGCATTACCCCTCTTGGaatttcttctcccccgcGTCAAACTTCCATAATTCCCGTGGGTCATCCGCCACATCCAACAGTCCATACCAAAcccaccaacaccagccttATGTCCTATACCCAATTGACCCTTCAGGCTACCCCCCTGAGGATTCGTATGCCCACATGGAGGTCATTAAGACCTTCCTACTGCTCACGGTATTCGCTTCTTGGGAGCGACATCCTGAGCTCTTGCGGGAAATTCTGTCCCTTCAAAGCACGTTAGCCAGGCTCGTCCGAGAACATGGGCTCACCGAATCAACCATCGGGGTGGACCCAAACAATTGGGAAGAATGGGTCCGTCGAGAATGCAATAGACGCACGAAACTTATCGTTTACTGCTTCTTTAACCTCCACTCTATTATGTACAACATCCCTCCCTTGATATTGAATGCAGAGCTCAAGTTGAACATGCCGTGCTCGCACGAACTCTGGAAAGCGAACAACGCCGCACAGTGGCGTCGCCTCCTTCGCACCCGACATGGATCAGAGGTCGCTTTCCAAGATGCTTTCACAAGATTGTTCTACAAGGCGAACATCACGAGCACTGCGCCTATTTCACCTCTCGGCAATTATATCTTGATACATGCCCTTATCCAACAGATATTCTTCGCCCGTCAACTTTGTCTTTCTGCTCCAACTCTCCCTGGGACGAGCCTAAGGCCAGACGACTTGAACGCCCTAGACAGTTCTTTAGCATCTTGGAAAGCACTGTGGAAACGCACCCCTGAGTCAAGCATCGACCCGCAGAATCCAGCTGGGCCCATTGCTTTTACGTCTACCGCGCTATTAGGGCTTGCATACATTAGGTTACATGTTGACCTTGGGCCGTGTCGCCGCCTCGTGACTCAGGACCCAGTTCAAATTGCCAGAGCTCTCAATGAATCGCCGCCAATTGCACGAAGCCCACGTCTCATCATGGCGCTTTTGCACTCTGCGCACGCACTCTCGATCCCAGTACGCCTGGGTATAGACTTTGTGGCAAGAACTCATTCCTTTTTCTGGAGTATTCAGCATTCTCTTTGCAGCTTGGAATGTGCTTTCCTCTTAAGCCGATGGCTGCTTTCCATACCAGCAACGCAGGCAGAGCAAAGACTCTCTGAGCATGAGAGAAAACTGCTTTTATGGATCAAGAGCATGATGGACGAAACCGACATGGCTGTTGATCCAGCCGGGGCACCTGATGTTGATTTCATCGCGAATCCTTATAAGGCTAGGCAACTTAGCGTTGCTATCGTCCGCGTATGGGCAAGGACCTTCAAGGGAAACACAAGTTGGGCGATCGTTGACCTGGTCGGGCTAAGTTTAGATGCATACGCTGATCTCCTGGAATCTCAGATCTAGTGCCTATGGCATAGATTCTCAGGTTGCCTTGTGAGATTTGCATATATCAAAAAGGGTAGATGTATGCTTCCCATTAGCAGAGTATGCTCTACCATAGGGCCTAATGGGCAGCCATGGCGCTGTTCAATCAAAAGTTCGCCATATGCGGCGTCTTGATTAACGATGCTGGATTATACCCTCGTCTTTATGCTTCTTTATATCTTCGTCTGTATATAGGTATTCCTCATCCCAAGTACTAGTATTGCGTCTGTCTCTTTTACTTCGTTCTTCTTGCGCGGCGCGGGTCGGATTACGAGTTTATTTTATGTTTATTGCGGGATGAAttgcttctcctttcccGCTTCTACCTATTTCATTGTTCAAGATTGGATGAGGAATGACTTTTCTTGTATctcattattattctttattacgAGTCTCAAATGAATCTGCGTGGGTTTTCCGTCACAATCAGACCAATTGCCCGTAGTACTCCCGCTCAGCgacctctcttcttcacctgtTAAGCACACCTCATACTCTGCCGGAGTAACTCCCTCCCCTTCAGCAGCAACGGTGCCATCCTCAAAGGTGGGGGGAGGCTATCTAGAAATCCCGTATGCCCGACGCGGAACATCATAACTGGCAAAGTTCTGTTCCCCCAGTAGGGGGTCGATCACTGCTCCCTTCAAGCCTGGGTACTTAACTGGTTGCCATGTAGAAGAACATGGCCGATCTATTATTGTTCTCCGCTGCGTTCTGTCCACatccccagcaccaccaaaGTGTCCTAATGATAAAAGGGTTCTAAATCGCTCATTTCTTGTTCGAGAACTCCTCAATCATGGCCTCCAGGCGTTGTATCTGATTGTCGAAGCGCACCGCGCGGTTGACTCCTTCGTGCGGTTTGCCGTAACTGCGCATTCGTAACACTAGCCGGAACGAACCGCAGCGCGGACATGGATTTCTCGAGTTCCGCGATCTCCGCCTCGTCTGACCCGGATTCGGGTACAGAAGAAACCGGATTTGAATTTGAAGCCGGGATTGATTGTGAAATGGAGGTCTGCCGGTGTCGTAGCCGGCCTTCTtttggtgaagttggtgTACTAGATAAGCGCCGGCGATGGGTCTGCATTGACCGGAGCATTGATGTTTGCTTGTCTATACCATCATTGACGATGTAGAAGTTATATGTCTGTGACGGTGTTAGTTATTTTGCATTTCCGAGTGGTTGTGAACTTCAATTGGGAGGTAAGTAGGCACCTTAGGAAACATATGCTTGTCAATTAGATGCATTCGGCGTTTTTGGGGTGTAGAACATTTTCGCTCGCAGTTTTCGACGAAGCATCCGTACTTCATTTGTTGTTAGTAAAGTGCCTAAGAAAGGGGGCTTGAGATGAATACAGTTTTGTCCCCGCGGGCTCTCCTTGCAGCGACTAGAGAATCATGATTCTCCTCAATATGTAAGTTTAGAAAGAGGTCTGTGGGGAAGTTCCTCCCGCACTCGGTGCATCTGTTGACGTGGGCTTTATGATAGTGCACCTCGTAATCTTCGTatgaagggaaagagagaGTTTCTCTGTGAGGCGGGAGAGAGCAACGCATAGCTTCTTCAACAGGGGGGTCGGAAGGGGTATTTGAGAGATGTATTTTGGATGGAGCTGGTGTGGATGATATATAgtctggggaggaagatCTTGACCGACATTCTGATGACGGATCGATGGACGTAGATCTGGGCCGTTTGGCCATTTTTGAGGCAATTGCGGGGAAATATTGCTGGCGGGGTATATTTTGTCTGAAGGAATAGCAGCTTCTTGCCATGTATTTGTTCAATCCACTGGGTCTCGGGCTTTTTTGTAAGAGGATAAAGATCTGAGTCGAAGTGACGAACTCGGCTTAGCCAAGAGTTCTAGAAAGCGCAATCTCTCTTCCAATACAAGCCCAACAGCCACTGCTCCGTACAACAGACAGACTACATAGCATGCCACATTAGGCGAATATTTTAAACTCGAGGTTTATCATCAAGTATGTGTCTGTGAGGCTCTGTGCTTACTACTCGAGcataaatatttagttaaCTTTATCAAGTACGGAGGACTAGGTCGATATATATGTCTTCCTTTCGCATCCTCAACCGCGACAATTCTCGACAACAATATATTGGATAATATCCGGAGGATCTCAAGGCTTAACAGCACCATTAACCATTAACTTTAATTCATATAAATGAACGCAAAGGTGAAGATACTCGTGAGCACCGACGGAGCACACCAGCCACAGCTGGCCACCCAATCAGCGCTTGAGGAGCCACGAGAGTCACTGGACTGCATCCACCGTGAATCTCCAGAATTAAGGTACTGCGATTTTCCGTCAACTGTCAACGAGCGGCGGCCTCATTCTCCGCGTCTCGCTCGCCGTCCTCTCGCATCAGGGCTcatcatcccattcct
Above is a window of Aspergillus puulaauensis MK2 DNA, chromosome 2, nearly complete sequence DNA encoding:
- a CDS encoding mitochondrial 54S ribosomal protein uL5m (BUSCO:EOG09264K2W;~COG:J;~EggNog:ENOG410PIM5;~InterPro:IPR002132,IPR031309,IPR022803;~PFAM:PF00673;~go_component: GO:0005840 - ribosome [Evidence IEA];~go_function: GO:0003735 - structural constituent of ribosome [Evidence IEA];~go_process: GO:0006412 - translation [Evidence IEA]) codes for the protein MAASEPSRYLARSLPRAIVPSARAQGLCLRRHASDQASPKSSSALSELESDGLLKGTVAPEDVAKSFDPVARARARKSQLPRSRYQFRSPKYDRGPLHPHRPPPPSDPSSRLFVPGPFSLTRVEQTHESTIASDILTLCYVHNPPGFQPPPKAPRLRSWDDSSPYHKNRTLRGPRGGDVLRLLRKPITFNNVPKLERITIHTYVKEAAKEHSGWLHVAGMALQAISNVKVQTYKSRTSLAKWYISPGRDSVAAKAELHGETMEHFFGKLVDILMPRLKDWPGVKGTSGDSSGNITFGLEPEQVALFPEIEVNYDMYPPKMIPGCHITFHTSAKTDKDARLLLSAMGVPFYGKLVD
- the STE11 gene encoding STE11 family mitogen-activated protein kinase kinase kinase (COG:T;~EggNog:ENOG410PG4H;~InterPro:IPR017441,IPR008271,IPR001660,IPR000719, IPR029458,IPR011009,IPR013761;~PFAM:PF07647,PF00069,PF07714,PF00536,PF14847;~go_function: GO:0004672 - protein kinase activity [Evidence IEA];~go_function: GO:0005515 - protein binding [Evidence IEA];~go_function: GO:0005524 - ATP binding [Evidence IEA];~go_process: GO:0006468 - protein phosphorylation [Evidence IEA]): MLASKTYTGNMGLPTSQTPTASYHTASQKPSTFLEPQSATLYTSPTKSEFSEVDDGLDAVRSWDEKQVIAWLHTINCQQYEPLFKANNFNGNNLIECDQRILQEMGIKKIGDRVRIFVAIKQLRNKSVVNRKQKNLRQLAALEAANQTAFDAARSFNARQQALSSRRAGDAEYGRTSSRPGSPLRPYRYVASPMDSGRKDYFSSGSGSGRNPSTPSDRNGTHRQNPSLDGMTMGSLLSNAPVIRVIYTGGQTKVLDIKHCKTPDEIILCVLKKLQLPEHQYRNYCFYVLDGLEPNPSNSRRLSDSELMEICENYHRSERGRLILRKIHAGEPDADEIHRASQLALDESQVAHMNALSSSNVRNQMKIQQLTGESWHNIRQPMSPVSSRHNTTPSDHDIRPGQVNERVSKLRSFFGARPPSEMIIHEISSYFPGHQREDIEKTMRMSVRRSQRLSRAASRLSVVSNTSYASSLRDAPPIPSIADTWLNNGAPPTRAARPLSVTSAKSGLPSTSYRDSIASSSLHPLQEESPIEPNRKSYVSFDSGSDDQNTSRNSLLDETASVAATDGGSFNERLSVLMAEDGEEEDDGLTEFLAGNNFVNWMKGSLIGEGSFGSVFLALHSITGELMAVKQVEIPSATKGTEFDKRKNNMVDALKHEIDLLQGLHHPNIVQYLGTTADDQYLNIFLEYVPGGSIATMLKQYNTFQEPLIKNFVRQILAGLSYLHSKDIIHRDIKGANVLVDNKGGIKISDFGISKRVEASTVLGTRASNGGGHIHRPSMQGSVYWMAPEVVRQTAHTKKADIWSLGCLVIEMFIGSHPFPDCSQLQAIFAIGSNKARPPAPESASKDAVGFLDMTFQLDHEQRPDADELLKSPFLATQLN